In the Quercus lobata isolate SW786 chromosome 5, ValleyOak3.0 Primary Assembly, whole genome shotgun sequence genome, one interval contains:
- the LOC115990242 gene encoding uncharacterized protein LOC115990242, whose product MAEQGCGATIEVVWKRDIKAMACNRVIKKIQNCGEALSKWSKTSFGSVRRELKEKRKLLSKAELAASRGEDVTWVRVLEQEVNLLMDREAQMWSQRSKIQWLRDGDRNTQYFHSKASQRRRRNYIKGVYNREGRWCTDSRSMVVTVVEFYQGLFTSTNPTSFDDILEQIPHVVIEEMNSDLMGDFTAHEVD is encoded by the coding sequence ATGGCAGAGCAAGGGTGTGGAGCAACTATTGAAGTGGTTTGGAAAAGAGACATTAAGGCTATGGCTTGTAATAGggtgattaaaaaaattcagaattgTGGGGAAGCTCTTTCAAAGTGGAGTAAGACAAGTTTTGGGAGTGTGAGAAGGGAGttgaaggagaaaagaaaacttcTCTCTAAGGCGGAACTGGCAGCTAGCAGAGGCGAAGACGTTACTTGGGTGAGAGTGCTTGAACAAGAAGTTAATTTACTGATGGACCGTGAAGCTCAAATGTGGTCCCAACGGTCAAAAATTCAGTGGCTTAGAGATGGAGATCGAAACACCCAGTATTTCCATAGCAAAGCTTCCCAACGTAGACGCCGTAACTACATTAAAGGAGTTTATAACAGAGAGGGCAGATGGTGCACTGATTCGAGAAGTATGGTGGTTACAGTGGTGGAATTTTATCAAGGGCTGTTCACCTCCACAAACCCAACCAGTTTTGATGATATACTGGAGCAAATTCCACATGTTGTGATCGAGGAGATGAACTCAGATTTAATGGGAGACTTCACGGCACATGAGGTAGACTAG